One Desulfovibrio sp. TomC DNA segment encodes these proteins:
- a CDS encoding rhodanese-like domain-containing protein: MTIKRHIVLAIFFLLGLSSLALADVQNCDTETMKSVISENANNKNFVVIDVSPTVSYESSHLEGAISLPAESQNFEENIQKLDKNKSYLVYCHKMKWTPKAIEVMKRNGFENLFASAEGKEGWMKAGNSVVTQTANQLDTKSMKKFIAENKANDNFVILDVSPAPAFAQRHIDGAINMPANHPDFEKNIQMMDKSKTYLVYCFAGRWTPQAITFMKSNGFKNVIASSEGLSGWEQAGNNVVLGDAK, from the coding sequence GTGACTATTAAGCGCCATATTGTTTTGGCTATATTTTTTTTGCTTGGTCTAAGCAGTCTCGCATTAGCAGACGTTCAAAATTGCGATACGGAAACAATGAAGTCTGTCATTTCCGAGAATGCTAACAATAAAAACTTCGTAGTAATTGACGTAAGTCCAACAGTGTCTTACGAAAGCAGTCATCTTGAAGGAGCCATTTCATTGCCGGCAGAAAGCCAAAACTTTGAAGAAAACATACAAAAGCTCGACAAAAACAAAAGTTATCTCGTGTATTGCCATAAAATGAAATGGACTCCAAAGGCCATCGAGGTCATGAAAAGAAATGGTTTTGAAAACCTCTTTGCTTCGGCAGAAGGGAAAGAGGGTTGGATGAAGGCTGGCAATAGTGTAGTCACTCAGACAGCGAATCAATTAGATACAAAGTCAATGAAGAAATTCATTGCGGAAAACAAAGCAAATGATAACTTTGTCATTCTCGATGTAAGCCCCGCGCCGGCTTTTGCGCAACGCCACATCGACGGGGCAATAAACATGCCTGCAAATCATCCTGATTTTGAAAAGAACATCCAGATGATGGATAAGAGTAAGACCTACTTGGTCTATTGTTTTGCAGGACGGTGGACTCCACAAGCAATAACTTTTATGAAGAGTAATGGCTTTAAAAACGTGATCGCCTCATCAGAAGGTCTTTCTGGGTGGGAACAAGCCGGCAATAATGTTGTCTTAGGTGATGCCAAATAA
- a CDS encoding disulfide bond formation protein B, which yields MKISKFIVFCNLVWITVIMCVLLGSLYIQFFIGEQPCRLCTWQRMAMFIIVTLLLMNIKFGQRASHYGLIIIFSLFGASVSVRQILSYIMPGNPGFGPVVFGVHTYTWAFLVFMSCILASSLTLVMGAQKNHEETIVLSRYKKGFFGLAVGACLCFSVATLFQCGLNVCPAATEFNVTAQKVLSAEEACCPADKNK from the coding sequence ATGAAAATTTCGAAGTTTATAGTTTTTTGTAACCTTGTCTGGATTACTGTGATAATGTGTGTCTTACTAGGATCGCTTTATATCCAATTCTTTATTGGCGAACAGCCGTGCCGTTTGTGTACTTGGCAAAGAATGGCCATGTTTATTATCGTTACATTGCTGCTCATGAACATAAAGTTTGGCCAAAGAGCAAGCCACTATGGGCTAATTATAATTTTTTCTCTGTTTGGAGCTTCTGTTTCTGTTCGGCAAATTCTTTCCTATATAATGCCTGGAAACCCAGGATTCGGCCCTGTTGTGTTTGGAGTCCACACGTATACTTGGGCATTCCTTGTGTTTATGAGCTGTATCCTAGCTTCAAGCTTGACGCTTGTTATGGGTGCTCAAAAAAATCATGAGGAAACAATAGTTTTATCTCGATACAAAAAAGGATTTTTTGGTCTAGCTGTGGGGGCATGTCTTTGTTTTTCGGTAGCTACATTGTTCCAATGCGGATTGAACGTGTGTCCAGCTGCTACCGAATTTAATGTTACTGCGCAAAAAGTGTTGAGTGCAGAAGAAGCCTGCTGCCCAGCCGATAAAAATAAATAA
- the arsM gene encoding arsenite methyltransferase gives MKEHCDVEIRESIRTKYAETALSGKSGCGCGSGCGGPNSATSSEDLARMAGYATAEVQSVPEGANMGLGCGNPQAIAALRPGEVVVDLGSGGGFDCFLAARQVGETGRVIGVDMTPEMVEKARRNAVTAQCGNVSFRLGEIEYLPVPDGIADVVLSNCVVNLSTDKAQVFREAYRVLKPGGRLAISDIVATEELPETVRRDIKLHAACVAGAERIVVLEAMMREAGFRQVSIRPRPETKALLAAWLPGLNLENSLASASIEAVKA, from the coding sequence ATGAAAGAGCATTGCGATGTCGAGATCAGAGAATCAATCCGTACAAAATACGCCGAGACAGCCTTGTCCGGGAAGTCCGGCTGTGGCTGCGGGAGCGGATGCGGTGGCCCAAACAGCGCCACTTCATCGGAGGATTTGGCTCGGATGGCCGGGTATGCCACGGCGGAAGTGCAAAGTGTCCCGGAAGGGGCGAACATGGGCCTCGGCTGCGGCAATCCGCAAGCCATAGCCGCATTACGCCCGGGCGAGGTTGTCGTGGACCTGGGCAGCGGCGGTGGTTTCGACTGTTTTCTTGCGGCCAGACAGGTGGGGGAAACCGGGCGCGTCATCGGTGTGGACATGACGCCGGAGATGGTTGAAAAAGCGAGAAGAAATGCGGTAACTGCACAATGCGGCAACGTGTCGTTTCGCCTTGGCGAGATCGAATATCTTCCGGTCCCCGACGGCATCGCCGATGTCGTGCTTTCCAACTGCGTGGTGAACCTGAGCACGGACAAGGCCCAGGTATTCCGGGAGGCGTATCGGGTACTCAAGCCCGGCGGGCGACTGGCCATATCGGATATCGTGGCGACGGAGGAACTCCCCGAAACGGTGCGTCGGGACATCAAGCTGCATGCGGCCTGTGTGGCCGGAGCCGAGCGAATTGTTGTGCTCGAAGCGATGATGCGAGAAGCCGGATTCAGGCAAGTTTCCATCCGTCCACGGCCGGAAACCAAAGCACTGCTTGCGGCGTGGCTTCCGGGACTTAACTTGGAGAATAGCCTTGCCTCGGCGAGCATCGAGGCCGTCAAGGCTTAG
- the sigZ gene encoding RNA polymerase sigma factor SigZ produces the protein MQEELEIMWIAHRDELRAFITRRVLCQAAVDDILQDVFLKTLSHLAQSHVTQPRGWLFAVARTTIADHYRGKRPTVELPPSLASASPDPSVGSPKEMGACLKPMIEALPEKMRAPLVMADYEGMRQREVASRLGISLAAVKSRVLRARLQMRRMIEDCCQLELDARGSITDFVVKPGGCSRWSAVGTEN, from the coding sequence ATGCAGGAAGAGCTGGAAATCATGTGGATTGCGCATCGGGATGAACTCAGGGCTTTCATCACCCGGCGGGTGCTTTGTCAGGCTGCCGTGGACGATATCCTGCAAGACGTATTCTTAAAGACCTTATCTCATTTGGCACAAAGCCATGTTACGCAACCGCGAGGCTGGCTTTTCGCGGTTGCCCGAACAACTATTGCCGACCATTATCGCGGCAAGCGTCCCACGGTCGAACTCCCGCCGTCGCTGGCCTCTGCAAGCCCTGACCCGAGTGTGGGTTCCCCCAAAGAAATGGGAGCTTGCCTGAAGCCGATGATCGAAGCCTTGCCGGAGAAGATGCGAGCACCATTGGTTATGGCCGATTACGAGGGGATGCGACAACGGGAGGTGGCCAGCCGGCTGGGTATCTCCCTGGCTGCGGTCAAGTCCCGCGTTTTGCGGGCGAGGCTGCAAATGCGACGCATGATCGAGGATTGTTGCCAGTTGGAGTTGGATGCCCGGGGAAGCATCACGGATTTTGTCGTCAAACCGGGAGGATGTTCCCGGTGGAGTGCCGTGGGCACCGAAAACTGA
- a CDS encoding universal stress protein: protein MKILLAYDNSDYAEVAMERAARLAQTLDAQLFVISVIPELSCSAAGFPEGYCETVNNAFAKECKELLDKACALLADKGIRAQSILEFGHPAGKILEAAETLDADLIVLGSRGTHGIERFLLGSVSSKVAAHAKCDVLIARKR, encoded by the coding sequence GTGAAAATACTTCTCGCCTACGACAACTCCGATTATGCCGAAGTTGCCATGGAGCGTGCGGCTAGGCTGGCCCAAACGCTCGACGCGCAATTATTTGTCATCTCTGTGATCCCGGAACTCAGTTGCTCGGCGGCTGGATTTCCGGAAGGCTACTGCGAGACGGTAAACAACGCATTCGCCAAAGAATGCAAAGAGCTGTTGGACAAGGCTTGCGCGTTACTGGCCGACAAGGGGATACGCGCCCAGTCGATACTGGAATTTGGGCATCCTGCGGGCAAAATCCTGGAAGCCGCCGAGACACTTGACGCGGACCTGATCGTTCTTGGCTCCAGAGGAACACATGGCATTGAGCGGTTTCTCCTCGGCAGCGTCTCCAGCAAAGTTGCGGCCCACGCCAAATGCGATGTTCTGATAGCCCGTAAACGCTGA